Genomic DNA from Verrucomicrobiota bacterium:
AGTGGTACTGCGTCGACCTGCTCGTCGAGGACGGCGTCTGCCGCGGGTTGGTGGCGTGGAACATGCGCGACAGCGAGCTGCACGTGTTCCACACCAAGGCGGTCATGTTCGCCACGGGCGGCGGCGGCCAGGCGTTTCTGATCACCTCGAACGCGTTTGCCAACACGGGCGACGGGCTCGTCGTAGCCTATAACGCCGGCGTGCCGCTGCAGGACATGGAGTTCTTCCAGTTCCACCCGACGGGCATTTGGAAGCGCGGCATTCTGCTCACCGAAGGCTGCCGGGGCGAGGGCGGCACGCTCGTCAACGACAAGGGCGAGCGGTTCATGGAGAAGTATTCGCCCAAGCTCATGGAGCTGGCGCCGCGCGACCTGGTGACGCGCTCGATCACGACCGAGATCCTCGAGGGGCGCGGCATCGGCGGCAGGGACTACGTCTATCTCGACATGAGGCACCTGGGCGCCAAGAAGATCATGGAGCGGCTGCCCGACGTGCACAGCTTCATTATGACCTACCTGGGCATCGACTGCATTGACAAGCCGGTGCCCATCCAGCCGACGGCCCACTACATGATGGGCGGCATCCCGTGCGACGTGCACGGCCAGGTCAAGACGGGCGGCGCGAAGGACAAGGATGTGGCCGGCTTCTTTGCGGCCGGCGAGTGCTCGTGCGTCAGCGTGCAC
This window encodes:
- a CDS encoding FAD-dependent oxidoreductase, whose amino-acid sequence is MSVIKHDVVIIGAGLAGSLAAAQLAGKYDVAVLAKCYPAQSHSCAAQGGIAAALGNLEEDNEHWHWFDTVKGGDYLVDQDAAKILAYEAPEMIYEMEHMGCPFSRTAEGKIAQRKFGGHTRNYGEKPVLRACFSADRTGHALLHTAFEQLVKHGVHVYPEWYCVDLLVEDGVCRGLVAWNMRDSELHVFHTKAVMFATGGGGQAFLITSNAFANTGDGLVVAYNAGVPLQDMEFFQFHPTGIWKRGILLTEGCRGEGGTLVNDKGERFMEKYSPKLMELAPRDLVTRSITTEILEGRGIGGRDYVYLDMRHLGAKKIMERLPDVHSFIMTYLGIDCIDKPVPIQPTAHYMMGGIPCDVHGQVKTGGAKDKDVAGFFAAGECSCVSVHGANRLGTNSLLDIVVFGKRAGVHAGEYAAGAGHPELPEDPAGAVARMLEDLAGHPEGERA